In the Parus major isolate Abel chromosome 7, Parus_major1.1, whole genome shotgun sequence genome, GGTGGTTTCTTCATCAGATTGTTCCATTTCCCCACCAACTGGGTTGTTTCTCTCGTCGAACAGTTTCTGGCTAGAAACTTCTAGGGGCACCCTGTACTCTTCATCATCTTCCACAATGGACAGCTCGATGTTGTTGTTCATCACAGCCTTCCCCTCCACTCTGGCCTCCTTCTCCAGGGAGTCGACGGCTGCTTTGGCCTCCTCggccagggaggtggtgggTGTCATATCCGAGTGCATGTCGGCGAAGGACATTTCATCCTCGTTCTCAGCCTGCTCGTTGCTTGCTGTTTCTGATGGTCTGTCCTCAGCTTCTGTGGGGCTCTCTCCTTCACGGCCTTTCTTGGTGCTGAATGTCAGGGGAGACACTTTGAAACCGGAGCCCTTTGAAGAGGAGGATTTCTGGTGATGCACAGTAAGTGATTTCTTGATCTTTTCTCTCCGTTCAGGTGACACAATCTTGGTGCTGATTTTGTTCATCTTCTTCTCAATGTTTTGGCGGGAGAACGCTTTCTTGAGGCTGTCCACCTTCTTGAGGCTGGATCTTTTAAGTTTCTCAGCTCTtgattcttctgttttctcctctgcacTGTCATCCAAATCGTCTCCCTCGTGAAACATTTCATCATCTGAACCCAGCTCCACTGTGTGCAGCGTTTCTTCCAGTGTTTTGTTCTCATCAACAggctcctcttttccttctgtaatgCTAGGAATGGGCTCTTTTGCAAAAACACTGGCAGGGatctcattttcctcctgaaagAATTGACAATACTTGAGTTTCATAGTTCACAGGACacaaatttaataaagaaagCACAACCCTGAACAATTTCCGCCCCCCCACCATGATGTTGCGGTGAATGCTGAACATTTATTGGTTTTTTCAATACACTTAACCAGTAACAAACCACTCAAAGCCCCCTGAACCACTGTCTGGTAAAGTTTAAGACTTATGAACTGTCAGCTTTACTCTTTCAAAGTGACTTGGAACATATGCAGAATGGAAATCctgttcttttaatttatattagATACCCTTTAATGAGAGTTTAGCTGTCAGGATGTACACCCATCCCTGGGGAGATGGGAGGGTATGGTGGGAAGGGAGGTTGTCCTGCAGACCCCTGTGCAGAACTCCAGAAATCACATAACCCCACAGAGCTCTCAGTTTCTTGAGCCAAAGACTGAGAATATCCCTGCAGAGATGCTGGTTGCATCTGGGAAATATCTCAAATGGCAAATGCAGTTAGAACTTTTGCCATACTTCTGGAAAATGTATGGTACTGTTAAAAATGGACTGCTGATACAGAGAAACCATGAACTTCATGATGTTTAGAGTATATCCTATTTTATAgctatttacagaaaaaaaaaggaaaaaaaaactaatacATTTTGTTGGTAAATATTATAATGTGGATAGGACAGCTCCTTGAAATGTAAGGATACAAATATGGTATACAAAAAGACACTGTACCAcatagaaaacagaagtttctaGCTAACAAGAAAAGTATTGCTTTTTAGAAACAAAGCCAAGAAAAGATACAGAATCTAAAAACAAAAGAGGCTGAGCAAGGGCAGAAGCTGCAGGTGGTGACGAGGGATGTCTGTGCCCACCCAGTGCAGAAGCTCTaaacccagagcagctcaggcagcacAATGAACACTCTGTTCTGTGGGGGTTTTGCAAGCATCTACCcatgcaaagaaaatgaggcTCCTTGCACACTCCCTTCTCCTCTCAGTGCTTTGAGCCTTGGATTTGCATAGTCTTTATTCATTAccttttttatcattttcagaGTGCATGCAATTTCACTTCCTCACATGCATTGGAGggatttccttttccctcctccctccacaTTTATCTTTAGATACAAAAAAGCAGTAAGTGCAGAGTGAAATGGTTGTAATAGTCTCAGATCTGTCCCTAGTGGGCCTGAGTGTAcagtaaaggggaaaaaaggccaCATACACTTCCAAGTTCATGCTCATTATTTCAGGACTGAGCACACAGTTGTGATCACTGCAGACAACAGTGTCTTGGGTTAAATTTGCTGTCAAGGCTGTTGTACGTGGTtgttgtttagtctggagaagaagaggctcaggggtgaccttattgctctctacaactccctgaaaggaggctgtggccaggtgggggtcaggctcttctcccaggcaaccagtgtTAGGAAAAGAGGACTCTTAAACTGTGTGTCAGGGAGGGTTaggctggacattaggaagaatttcttcacagaaagagtgattAGACACTGGAATGTGCTGtccaggaaggtggtggagtcactgtccctggagatGTGTAAGAGAAGACTGGACGTGACAGCTGGTACAGCATGGTCTGTttgacaaggtggtgttagGTGACAGGCTGGACTCGGTGATCTCATTTCCAACCTgtttctgttattctgtgattctgttaaaAACTAGGACTACTTTGTAGCCCTTCTGGAACTCAAGAATATGCAATGTAGATGGGCAGAATAATTTTATACcgtatatatatacacacacatgtatgCACAGTGATTCAGGTACGCTGGTTAATATCTCTAGTGGATATAAAAATGGAAGGTATCAAAGAAATGAATGTTAGTTTGACAGTTTGCACATGCTCCTTTCCTACAGCTCCTGCACACCTCTCTGGGCCACTGGCCTCAGTCACACACTGGCACACAGCTTTACAAACCCTCTGCCTGCAGTGGAACATCTAATGAAGGCCACACTCTTCTGACACCTATTATGTTGATGAAACCATCAGCAACAGTGACCAAGATAACAAAACAAAGGGAACCTGCACCAGCTTTAAGTGAAACCAGCTGTTAACTGctgtacaaatatttatattttctctccactGCAGTTAATGAAATGTGGATTACATGAGTGGGTGCAGTGTTGAATTATTCCCCAGAGCACGAGAACTCAgtataaaacataattttcatgTCTAGTGCATTCTTTCCAAACCTAGGTAATCATGTGCAGCTTTAGACATCTGAACATTCAGGTGTAAGTGCCTGAATGGTATAGAAAACTCCGATTTTAATGAGTAGAGAGGTGGGTTGtacttttaaagtattttatctAGGAAAGCAGTGTCATATGAGTGTAATCAGAGCGCAGCCTGAGCCAGAGATGGGTCTGTAAGGTCCTTCTCAAGGTCAGTTTAGCTCTGTCTACAGTATTCATATTAAACTGAAGTACTGCATGCAGTCTCTAGAAGAATATGGACACAAATCTGGTTATCATTTTTATCAAATTTCAGAGTAGAAGAGAGACTGTCAAACTACCCTTGTTTACAAAGcggaaaaaaaccaaacaaaaatataccACATAATAATGAGCTAATGATTCAACTAAAAGCAGATCCTAGGTGGTCTCTGGCTATCAGGCAGTACTGGAATTCAAGTGCTCACCCCTCTGTCTAAGCTTTCCTGCATGGCTCTGGAAAACATCAGTCTCTGAGCATCTATTTGTGTGCTTATAAAATGGGAATGACACGCTTTCCTATGTCATGCTTCCGAAAGACCTTAGGATTACAGGAactattaaaatgca is a window encoding:
- the CAVIN2 gene encoding caveolae-associated protein 2, with protein sequence MGEAAAGSAVPPLPAAEAGGGQVNALTVLALLEKLVSMLEAVEGHQRQMEQRQRGLEGAVRGIQVDLVKLCRSHGATGEAVEKLLEKSRKVCAHTRAVRERLDRQCHQVRRLEQHHAQLLRRDRFKVLIFQEENEIPASVFAKEPIPSITEGKEEPVDENKTLEETLHTVELGSDDEMFHEGDDLDDSAEEKTEESRAEKLKRSSLKKVDSLKKAFSRQNIEKKMNKISTKIVSPERREKIKKSLTVHHQKSSSSKGSGFKVSPLTFSTKKGREGESPTEAEDRPSETASNEQAENEDEMSFADMHSDMTPTTSLAEEAKAAVDSLEKEARVEGKAVMNNNIELSIVEDDEEYRVPLEVSSQKLFDERNNPVGGEMEQSDEETTQAAVLQVDQTA